A segment of the Camelus dromedarius isolate mCamDro1 chromosome 34, mCamDro1.pat, whole genome shotgun sequence genome:
GGGTGTCTTTTTTTGATGCCTCCTGGGAGCACTGGAAAGCTCTAGGCTCTGAGGGGCACAAGCCCGGCCCAGCTCTGTGGATGTGCAGAGAGCTCCACGCCCTGTTGCTAAACAGCTTTTCTCTGGGACAGCAGTTTTTGCCCAACTACTTAGGGCAAAATCAAGCCCGTGGGAAAGAATCCTAGAACTGAGGCAAGATGTCCCAAAACACCCAGGTTCTAGCTTCCAGGCTGGACTGCAGACTGATGCCAAGAGGAGCTGGGGGCGGCATGGGCATCCCTGAGAAACTCGGTCCAAAGGGCCTGTGTCAGGAGGCTCTGAGAAGGAGGCTTGGGGCAGGGCAGTTGGGGAGAAAGAGCATGTTATGGGGGAATAAATTAAAGGTAAGAGCAGCTCTAGAGTCAGGGGCTTGTGCTATCCTTCCAACAGCTGGGGAGTAGACCAGGGGTGGCTTAGAGGAAGCGGGAGGGAAGAACTTGACGCACTACCTGAAGACATCTCCTCTCACCTACTCTCCTCTTCACCTCACTGTGATGCGAAGCAAGCCAGGGACCGCGGGTACCACCCCGAGCTCCGCCAGCGGCTCTGAACATGGCACTGGGGAaaagggcagaggcagagggataTTTCAGGGAGGGGCAGTTACCCCCTGGTCCCCAAATGCTATAAGGCACAATTCTTGGAGGCAACTAGATTCCatccaaaacattaaaaaaccaaaaaacttatcAGATCCCAGGCCTACTGTGGCTGTGCTTGGGGCCTGGCCAACTCCCACCTAGCACCACTGGGGGCTAGCACTAGATAAGTCatatttgaagaattaaaaaaaaaaaaaagaaaaatgaccagcacaatgtcccagctgTTAAGAGGTGTGAAGGAGAGCATCTCCAGTCTGAAAACTTTAgttatgataattaaaaaaaaaagttgggcttttaaaaaccaaaaacagctTGTTTCAAAGATGTCCCTCACGTGTGCCCCTGGAGTTAGCAGCGTTAAGAGGGCTCTCAGCTCATGGATGCTTCTCTTGCTCCTGGACCATAGAGGGTGAGCAGGGTCCAGGGGAAGACGGGCGGCACTTCCAGGCAGCGATCCTCCCAGCAGGCTCCAGAGGGCGCTGTCTTCTCGGGAAGCGTGGGGGCTGGAGCCGGCGGCTTGGACGAGCATCTTCTCCCCGCCGACCGTTGTTTATcacacacaggagaaaaaccaCAAGCTTACAAATGCAAACAAGAGAAGCCGAGGGGCGCTGTGCTGGCTGCCCCCAGTGTCCCGTCTTCCCTGCCGGGCGGGCTTGGGAGCACCGGGCTCCCCCCCAGACCCCGTCCAGGCTGCAGCAGCTCCTGCCCGGCAGCTTCACTGTATCTTCCTCTTACGTGTcaggtgtttttgttgtttgtctttttaaaagaactttgGATGTGGGGCCACCACAGGGGAGGGAGGACGGGCTGTACTCCTCGCTGCTACATGCGGGAGGGCGGACTGGCCAACTCGTAGAAGAGCAGATAGGCGTCGCTGGTGCGCACTTGGCTGGGGGACATGGGGGAGACGCTGCGGAGAGAGCAGGGACAGGTCAGCCTGGCGGGCGAGGGCCACCGCGATACAGCCGAGCGGCTGGGGGAGTGAGAGGGCCCGTCTCTGATCTCTCTACTGGACACCCGAGGCCACCCTCTCCTGTTGTCTCCTGGACAGTCTTCAAATGGGCAGCCGCTCAGCCTTCTGGCCCTGACCTCTTCTGTCCAGGCACAGACGGAGGTACGGGCGTCTGAGGTCTGTCTCACCTGGAGTCGTTGAAGGTGTGCCATTCGCCTGTCACCGGACTCCGGCAGTAGGCTGTGTAATGGCCGCCCAGGGTGGTGCCGGAGTGATTGGACACAGCGTACAGGTTGTAAACAGCGTGGTCTGAGGAGGAAGCACAAGGTTTCAAGCCCCCAGGCATCCCTTGCGTCCCCCGTCCCCAGCCTGCCCCCTATTCCCAGCTTCCCCATCTCACCTGTGAGCAGCTTCCCTCCACCTCTTGGCCTCCCATCTGCATCTCAGATACTTGTGCCCTGTGTCTGCCCTTCCAGCTGAAAAATACTTACTGGTGTTTTCTGAGGCAAATTCTCTCAAGTCCAGGTCTCTTAgtggaaaattcacaaatgttGTGAGCTTGCTGGTTCGTATCCTGGATTCTGAGAACCGCTTCAGATCTGGTATTGATGTGAGTCAAGGACAAGCAGGGTGGTGAGAACAGGGTCAAAGAACAGGAGACAAGCCCCTGAGGGTGACTGCACTTCCTGGGAAGCAGAAGAGCAAACAAGAGAATGAAAGCCCATCAAGTTTCCTTCTTCCCTACTTTGCCTGCCCTCACAGTGGCCCCTTGTCACCAGTCTCTCGAGTCCCTGCCCTGATGGATCTGAAGGATACGGAGCACCAAGATCTTTGGGAACCTCTGGATGGAGAACTTCTTTATACACCGTTTTCTGGCTCGGCAGCGACAGCACGTCTGAAAGATACGACAGAGTTGAGAAGGACTCGCGGGGAAGGCTGATGGCCGAATCCAGCAATTCCGCGGCTGGTCTGCCCCCGAGAGGGCTCTGGGAGATGTGCTCTCGCTTTCACGGAGGGTGACTTACTGGCTTTTCATCGCCATCAAGCACATCCTCTTTGGTGAAGAGCCTCATGCAATCCATTAAAGTCACCTCGGGATAACCTCGCTGGGAGAGAAAAGTAAAGGTCAGAAGTCAACAACACAGAGAAGATAAGAGCTGCGTTTCAAAAGTGGGGTGACAGGGGTGCATACCTTAGCAATGGGCAGTGAGAGGTCCCAGAAGGGATCAAAGACAGTAGAACAGTAACCACAATCAGTACACGTCAGGGAGCTCTTCAGCTGCCCCACAAAGAGATCTGGGGGAGAGATGGACATGCGATGCTTAACTGCAGGGTCTCCTTTCTCACCACCACTCCTGCCTCGGTTGGTTGGGCACTGGGCATTGGGAGGGGTCCCTGGGAGAACCCATGCTCTGCTCAGGCAAAGCAGTTCACAGGGGAGGCAGGCATGCCCCTGTGCCTGCACTTACCCCCGATCCGACTGTCTTCCCGTTCTAGATATTTCCTCCACATCTGGCGCCCTTTCTCATCATCACTGGGACCCAGAGAGAGGAAGACGACTGGGTCAGAGCTCAGACCATGATAAGTCTAAAGGTCTACCAACTGAAATCCTTAGTATCCAAAATCCTCCCCCAAACTATTACCCCCAAAGAAGTTGGCATGCTTCTCCTCCTACTCACGGAAGATGGTCCAGGTTCTCGGGGTTGGACTTGGGCCTCGCTGTGACCCGGTTCACCTCATTGTGGAGCCCGTCCAGAAGGAAGCGAAGAAACTCCTGGGCATCCTGCTGACTGAACCCGAGGAAAGGAGAGTGAGAACACCCCTCGTCCCTAGCacctgctgctgccaccacccaccCTGGGGAGGACCCGTCCCCCGGGCCCTTACTTGTAGCCGACGAAGCGCGGGGCGTATCTCTGG
Coding sequences within it:
- the USP2 gene encoding ubiquitin carboxyl-terminal hydrolase 2 isoform X2 gives rise to the protein MRTSYTVTLPEEPPAAPFPALNKELRPRSTLSPSLLISTFVGLLVNKAKNSKSAQGLAGLRNLGNTCFMNSILQCLSNTRELRDYCLQRLYVRELSHSSSAHTALMEEFAKLIQTIWTSSPNDVVSPSEFKTQIQRYAPRFVGYNQQDAQEFLRFLLDGLHNEVNRVTARPKSNPENLDHLPDDEKGRQMWRKYLEREDSRIGDLFVGQLKSSLTCTDCGYCSTVFDPFWDLSLPIAKRGYPEVTLMDCMRLFTKEDVLDGDEKPTCCRCRARKRCIKKFSIQRFPKILVLHLKRFSESRIRTSKLTTFVNFPLRDLDLREFASENTNHAVYNLYAVSNHSGTTLGGHYTAYCRSPVTGEWHTFNDSSVSPMSPSQVRTSDAYLLFYELASPPSRM